From Paenibacillus sp. GP183, one genomic window encodes:
- a CDS encoding SEC-C metal-binding domain-containing protein: MQKLGRNDPCHCGSGKKYKKCCLSKDEAANITRITVNSSPLTEAEIYESVIDRELKWDNPLYLITAHMLVKNMAAEYPQHEVITAIRLWNDFANHEQPVIKKAGVFPAAVEYCFSLIYGYETTQLSLSEKYNVSVAAISQRSNQIMDYLDDQMPPVPDQKFAPQVSLGGQGMEKDLQQITALLEEQNFTSMDEANDYLKQLNLNQNQTGSKKNPSKKDQAQDLIYDAWDEPNVKKRIQMAKDALILFPDTADAYNILAENAAATVKESAYYYKQGILAGERALGEAFFKKNKGYFWGQLETRPYMRAKMGYAEACTSMENTSEAIKHYKELLELNPNDNQGVRDLLLLAYLETGDWKNGAALINKYKNDNTASFNYNRMLIEYGLHGLSVKLKSLLKDARKQNPYVHGYLLAKKRIPRQTPEYIGFGDDREAVIYAQIHHHLWHRKPELLHWLGQNI, translated from the coding sequence ATGCAAAAATTGGGAAGAAATGATCCATGCCATTGCGGAAGCGGGAAAAAGTATAAGAAATGCTGTCTGTCCAAGGATGAAGCCGCCAATATTACACGAATTACCGTGAACAGTTCCCCATTAACCGAAGCGGAGATTTACGAATCCGTTATCGATCGTGAGCTCAAATGGGACAACCCTCTTTATTTAATCACGGCTCACATGCTGGTTAAGAATATGGCCGCCGAGTATCCGCAACATGAAGTAATCACAGCCATCCGGTTGTGGAACGATTTTGCCAACCATGAACAGCCTGTTATCAAAAAAGCTGGTGTTTTTCCAGCCGCTGTTGAATATTGTTTCTCTCTGATTTACGGGTATGAAACAACCCAATTATCCTTGTCGGAAAAATATAACGTATCTGTCGCGGCCATCTCTCAGCGCAGCAATCAAATCATGGATTACTTGGATGATCAAATGCCACCCGTTCCTGATCAAAAGTTTGCACCACAGGTTTCATTGGGTGGACAGGGAATGGAGAAGGATCTGCAGCAGATAACAGCATTGCTTGAAGAGCAAAATTTCACTTCCATGGATGAGGCGAATGATTATCTCAAGCAGCTTAATCTAAATCAGAACCAAACAGGAAGCAAGAAAAATCCTTCCAAAAAAGATCAAGCTCAAGATCTCATCTATGATGCGTGGGACGAGCCTAATGTGAAGAAACGTATTCAAATGGCCAAAGATGCTCTGATCCTTTTTCCTGATACCGCCGATGCATACAATATTCTTGCCGAAAACGCGGCGGCCACGGTCAAAGAATCGGCCTATTATTACAAACAGGGGATATTGGCTGGCGAACGTGCATTGGGCGAAGCTTTTTTCAAAAAGAACAAGGGATATTTTTGGGGACAGCTTGAAACACGCCCTTATATGAGGGCCAAAATGGGCTATGCTGAGGCATGCACAAGTATGGAAAATACATCGGAAGCGATAAAGCATTATAAAGAACTGTTGGAGTTAAACCCCAATGATAATCAAGGAGTACGCGATTTGTTGCTGCTTGCTTACTTGGAAACCGGAGATTGGAAAAATGGCGCAGCTCTCATCAACAAATATAAGAATGATAACACGGCAAGTTTTAATTATAACCGTATGCTTATTGAATATGGACTTCATGGATTATCGGTCAAGCTCAAATCTCTATTAAAAGATGCCAGGAAACAGAATCCATACGTTCACGGCTACCTTCTGGCCAAGAAGCGTATTCCTCGACAGACACCGGAATATATAGGTTTTGGGGATGATCGGGAAGCTGTAATTTATGCGCAAATACATCATCATTTGTGGCATAGAAAACCTGAATTACTGCACTGGTTGGGGCAAAATATCTAA
- a CDS encoding DMT family transporter, with the protein MKPVFYGMLVVLATSLMGSSFAVGKLGLSYFSPLLLVGLRFTIAGLLMALWVRKRLPVSTDDWIKVFLVGFFQTAAVMGCIFLSLRTISAGESSILTFVNPLLVVLLGTWFLGMRYRFYQWIGVVIGFLGVVVTLGFHLQLKTGTLLGLGSALSWAIATILVKKWGARFEIWVLTSYQMLFGGLLLLVMGVTLESPKIIINTASVSIVLYLAIMSSIVQFATWYYLLSQGEPGKTSAFLFLAPFFGVLSGWVILGEVVQWFVYLGGFFIIIGIFLVNWTSSSK; encoded by the coding sequence ATGAAACCGGTTTTTTATGGAATGCTTGTTGTACTTGCCACTTCACTAATGGGATCTTCCTTTGCTGTGGGGAAATTGGGGTTATCCTATTTCTCTCCGCTTCTGCTAGTCGGGCTCCGCTTTACGATTGCTGGCCTTCTCATGGCTCTATGGGTGAGGAAAAGACTTCCCGTATCAACTGATGATTGGATAAAAGTTTTTCTTGTGGGCTTTTTTCAGACAGCGGCGGTGATGGGATGTATTTTTTTAAGCTTACGTACGATTTCCGCCGGGGAGTCTTCCATTCTAACCTTTGTCAATCCTCTCCTGGTTGTCCTGCTCGGAACATGGTTTCTTGGAATGAGATATCGATTCTATCAATGGATCGGGGTTGTGATTGGATTTTTGGGTGTGGTTGTAACTCTTGGATTCCATCTGCAATTGAAAACCGGGACTTTACTGGGGCTGGGTTCAGCACTTTCCTGGGCAATCGCCACCATCCTGGTGAAAAAATGGGGAGCTCGGTTCGAGATCTGGGTGTTAACGTCTTACCAGATGCTATTCGGCGGTTTGCTCTTGTTAGTGATGGGAGTTACCTTGGAATCTCCGAAAATCATCATCAATACAGCGTCCGTATCGATCGTTTTGTACCTTGCCATTATGAGCTCCATTGTACAATTTGCCACTTGGTACTATCTGTTGAGCCAAGGGGAACCTGGAAAAACAAGTGCTTTTTTGTTTTTGGCCCCGTTTTTTGGCGTTTTGTCAGGTTGGGTGATACTTGGTGAAGTAGTCCAATGGTTTGTGTATTTGGGAGGCTTCTTCATTATTATCGGCATATTTCTCGTCAACTGGACTTCCTCAAGCAAATAA
- a CDS encoding winged helix-turn-helix domain-containing protein, with protein sequence MSSIPNIIEVASLIGDPSRIAMLVSLLGGKALPASELASTARISPQTASSHLAKLVEGGLLRHESYGRHKYFRLASSEVANALEALQAIAPQKPVRSLRESDQLKALQYARTCYDHLAGKIGVALTDKLLELKLIEESGKDFILNEAGKKRLKQFGVEVEGSIKSRRHFARQCLDWSERRYHLAGSLGAALTTRLFELEWIEKLPDGRAVRVTEAGINGLSEEFGLIKIL encoded by the coding sequence ATGAGCTCGATCCCTAATATTATAGAGGTTGCTTCTCTAATAGGTGATCCCTCCCGCATTGCAATGCTAGTAAGCTTACTTGGAGGAAAAGCATTGCCTGCCAGCGAATTGGCCAGCACCGCTCGAATTTCACCGCAGACAGCCAGCTCGCACCTTGCGAAGCTTGTGGAAGGCGGTCTGCTTCGCCATGAGTCCTATGGACGGCATAAATATTTTCGTTTAGCCAGCAGCGAGGTTGCAAACGCTTTGGAGGCCCTGCAAGCCATTGCTCCTCAAAAGCCTGTTCGATCACTCCGAGAATCAGATCAGTTAAAAGCATTGCAATATGCTCGTACCTGCTATGACCATCTGGCAGGCAAAATCGGTGTTGCCCTGACCGACAAGCTTCTTGAATTGAAGCTGATTGAGGAATCCGGGAAAGATTTTATTTTGAATGAAGCAGGAAAAAAGAGATTGAAACAATTCGGAGTGGAAGTCGAAGGAAGTATCAAGAGCCGCAGGCATTTTGCTCGCCAATGTTTGGATTGGAGCGAACGCCGGTATCATTTGGCGGGAAGCTTAGGAGCCGCACTTACCACTCGGCTGTTCGAACTTGAGTGGATCGAAAAGTTGCCAGATGGCAGGGCAGTACGTGTAACCGAGGCCGGAATTAATGGGCTGTCTGAAGAGTTTGGACTGATCAAGATACTTTAA
- a CDS encoding proline--tRNA ligase, whose product MRQSTLLLTTLRESPSEAEAISHQLMLRAGYIRKLAAGIYTYLPLGRRVLRKVEQIVREEMDRADAQEVLMPAMQPAELWNESGRYSVYGPELIRLRDRNEREFALGPTHEEVVTALVRNEVNSYRKLPLTLYQIQTKFRDERRPRFGLLRGREFLMKDAYSFDKDWEGLDHSYWKMFDAYNRIFGRCTLDYRAVEADAGSIGSEGGTHEFMALAGIGEDTVVTCMRCKYAANLEKAESSFRTMEPAASMSAEIEMFHTPDLRTIDQLVKSLEIESADIINTLVYLVDGKAVAVLVRGDHEVNETKVKNYLGADNIELADSQMVKSLMGMPIGFIGPIGLNLQILVDKTVANMNDGIAGANKQDYHFRHVRPERDFKMDHAGDFRNVTEGETCPRCHEGILKFYRGIEIGHVFKLGTKYSKKLSATFLDSSGKEQVMIMGCYGIGLSRILSAVIEQNHDEQGIIWPYSLAPFHVHIIPISVVDEYQMKAAEELRTHLIAQGIEVLIDDRDERPGVKFKDSDLIGIPFRIVIGKDAVQGKVEFIERRNKEKQLVSYEEAASCILDFIKNIKA is encoded by the coding sequence GTGCGCCAAAGTACTTTACTATTAACGACCTTACGTGAATCGCCGTCAGAAGCCGAGGCGATCAGCCATCAATTGATGCTGCGAGCTGGATATATCCGGAAATTAGCGGCGGGCATTTATACTTATTTGCCGCTGGGCAGGCGAGTCCTCCGTAAGGTGGAACAAATCGTTCGTGAGGAAATGGATAGGGCAGATGCTCAAGAGGTGCTTATGCCTGCCATGCAGCCTGCTGAACTATGGAATGAATCCGGGAGATATTCCGTATATGGTCCGGAATTAATTCGATTGCGTGACCGAAATGAACGGGAATTCGCCCTAGGTCCCACACATGAAGAGGTAGTAACTGCACTGGTGCGGAATGAGGTAAACTCATATCGTAAATTACCATTGACGCTATACCAAATCCAAACAAAATTTCGAGATGAACGACGTCCTCGATTTGGGCTGCTGCGCGGCAGAGAATTTCTTATGAAAGATGCTTATTCGTTTGACAAGGATTGGGAAGGACTTGATCATTCGTATTGGAAGATGTTTGATGCTTACAATCGAATATTCGGCAGATGCACATTAGATTATCGTGCTGTAGAGGCTGATGCTGGATCAATTGGCAGTGAAGGCGGAACCCATGAGTTTATGGCGCTAGCGGGTATTGGAGAGGATACTGTTGTCACTTGCATGCGATGCAAATACGCGGCTAATCTGGAAAAAGCTGAATCTAGCTTTAGAACTATGGAGCCTGCCGCATCAATGTCAGCAGAGATTGAAATGTTTCATACACCTGATCTCCGTACGATTGATCAACTAGTAAAATCTTTGGAAATCGAATCCGCCGATATCATAAATACCCTGGTTTATCTCGTTGACGGTAAGGCTGTCGCGGTATTAGTAAGAGGGGATCATGAAGTAAATGAGACTAAAGTTAAGAATTATCTTGGAGCAGATAACATTGAGCTTGCGGATTCGCAAATGGTGAAATCTTTAATGGGGATGCCTATTGGATTTATAGGTCCAATTGGTCTAAACTTGCAAATCTTAGTCGACAAGACTGTAGCGAATATGAATGATGGGATTGCAGGCGCTAACAAACAAGATTATCATTTTCGTCATGTTCGGCCAGAAAGAGATTTTAAAATGGATCATGCGGGTGATTTCCGTAATGTTACGGAAGGTGAGACTTGTCCTCGTTGTCATGAGGGAATCCTTAAGTTTTACCGAGGGATAGAAATTGGGCATGTATTTAAACTCGGTACAAAATACAGCAAGAAACTCTCTGCGACTTTTTTAGATTCTTCAGGCAAAGAACAAGTTATGATAATGGGTTGTTATGGAATTGGTTTATCGCGAATTCTTTCAGCTGTTATCGAACAAAATCACGATGAACAAGGTATAATCTGGCCCTATTCACTAGCACCGTTTCATGTTCATATCATACCAATCTCGGTTGTAGACGAATACCAAATGAAAGCAGCAGAAGAGCTCCGTACACATCTGATTGCTCAAGGTATAGAAGTTCTGATTGATGATAGAGATGAGCGGCCGGGAGTCAAATTCAAGGATTCAGATCTTATTGGTATTCCTTTTCGAATAGTCATTGGTAAGGATGCCGTCCAAGGAAAAGTTGAATTTATTGAACGGAGAAATAAGGAAAAGCAGTTGGTTAGTTACGAGGAAGCGGCATCATGCATTTTAGATTTCATTAAAAATATTAAGGCATAG
- a CDS encoding enolase C-terminal domain-like protein — MKQLQIRDVKTILTAPERSNLVVVKIETNEPGLFGLGCATFTQRHAVVHTAIEEYLKPFLIGKDPQRIEDIWQTGMVHSYWRNGPVLNNALSGVDMALWDIKGKLAGMPLYQLWGGKCREGAAVYRHADGRDEHEVEENVRAYMEQGYKYIRCQMGGYGGRHAKVQSPENALPGAYFDPDVYARSVPRMLEHLRNKVGFEPEFIHDVHERLSPIEAVRLAKQLEPYRLFFLEDPLAPEQLDWFRMIRSQCATPIGIGELFVNPREWMPLISEGLIDFIRCHISAIGGITPAKKLAHLCEAYSIRTAWHGPGDVSPVGHAANLHLSIGMSNFGIQEWYGPTDRLREVFPGTPEVRNGFMYPNDLPGLGVDINEELAAKYPCKNENPAWTLARLPDGTSARP; from the coding sequence ATGAAACAATTACAAATTCGCGACGTAAAAACGATTTTGACTGCTCCGGAGAGGTCCAATCTGGTCGTGGTTAAAATCGAAACCAACGAGCCAGGGCTTTTTGGTTTGGGTTGCGCTACGTTTACACAACGGCATGCAGTGGTACATACAGCTATTGAGGAATATTTGAAGCCGTTTCTGATCGGCAAGGATCCGCAGCGTATCGAGGATATCTGGCAGACAGGGATGGTTCATTCTTATTGGCGGAATGGGCCAGTGCTCAATAATGCCCTTTCCGGTGTTGATATGGCGCTTTGGGATATAAAGGGCAAGCTGGCGGGCATGCCCCTTTATCAGCTATGGGGAGGCAAATGCCGAGAAGGCGCTGCCGTATACCGGCATGCGGACGGAAGAGACGAGCACGAAGTGGAAGAGAATGTCCGAGCCTACATGGAACAAGGTTACAAGTACATTCGTTGTCAAATGGGCGGATACGGCGGGCGGCACGCCAAGGTTCAATCCCCGGAGAACGCCTTGCCCGGGGCCTACTTCGACCCGGACGTTTATGCAAGAAGCGTGCCGCGGATGCTTGAGCATCTGAGGAACAAAGTCGGCTTTGAACCGGAGTTTATACATGACGTCCATGAACGATTGTCGCCGATTGAAGCAGTTCGACTTGCCAAGCAGCTCGAGCCATACCGGTTGTTTTTCCTCGAGGACCCGCTTGCCCCTGAGCAGCTGGATTGGTTTCGAATGATTCGCAGCCAATGTGCCACGCCGATCGGCATTGGGGAATTGTTCGTCAATCCGCGGGAGTGGATGCCCCTTATTTCCGAAGGCTTAATTGACTTTATCCGCTGCCATATCAGTGCAATCGGCGGCATTACGCCCGCGAAGAAGCTGGCTCATCTTTGCGAAGCATACAGCATACGTACGGCGTGGCATGGTCCGGGAGATGTTTCCCCTGTGGGTCATGCGGCAAATTTACATTTGAGCATCGGCATGAGTAACTTTGGTATCCAGGAATGGTACGGACCGACAGATCGACTGCGGGAAGTATTTCCCGGTACTCCGGAAGTAAGAAATGGCTTTATGTACCCTAATGATCTTCCCGGACTAGGTGTAGACATTAACGAAGAGCTGGCTGCCAAATACCCATGCAAAAACGAGAACCCTGCATGGACTTTAGCCCGTCTGCCAGATGGTACTTCTGCAAGGCCCTAA
- a CDS encoding glucose 1-dehydrogenase — MRSKAAIVTGASYGIGKGIAYSLASRGYDLLITHLNEEEQASQVSDSIQNQFKQRCVVVKGDLSDSQTPALFWKKAVEEFGQIDVLVNNAATHSYKKLTEMRLEDTMRIIQVNYLGAILMSQQAAAHMSTGGSIVHITSTRAARAYPFDSIYGSMKAALTRAAETMALEFASLGIRVNCVAPGAIAREANTERGNKLGMKIPLGRMGTPTDIGNAVAWLCSEEAAYITGITLRVDGGLILPGMPEDISPEAGYGWGYIHQ; from the coding sequence ATGAGATCAAAAGCGGCGATTGTCACAGGAGCAAGCTACGGGATTGGAAAAGGGATCGCCTATTCATTAGCCAGCCGGGGATATGATCTGTTGATTACTCATTTGAATGAAGAGGAGCAAGCCAGTCAAGTTTCAGATTCGATCCAAAACCAATTTAAACAAAGGTGTGTCGTCGTGAAGGGAGATCTATCCGATTCGCAGACTCCTGCTCTCTTTTGGAAGAAGGCTGTAGAGGAGTTTGGCCAGATTGATGTCTTGGTAAACAATGCGGCGACCCATTCCTACAAGAAGCTAACCGAGATGAGACTGGAGGACACTATGCGTATAATCCAGGTTAATTATCTGGGTGCTATACTAATGTCTCAGCAGGCTGCTGCTCATATGTCGACGGGTGGGAGTATCGTGCATATTACATCAACTCGCGCTGCTCGGGCCTATCCTTTTGACAGTATATATGGGAGTATGAAGGCGGCCCTGACGCGGGCTGCGGAAACTATGGCGCTGGAGTTTGCCTCATTAGGCATTCGGGTTAATTGTGTGGCCCCAGGAGCCATTGCCAGAGAAGCCAATACGGAGAGAGGCAATAAATTAGGGATGAAAATTCCGTTAGGCCGAATGGGAACCCCAACTGATATAGGCAATGCCGTAGCATGGCTATGTTCCGAAGAAGCTGCTTACATCACTGGTATAACATTACGGGTGGACGGCGGCCTTATTTTGCCGGGAATGCCCGAAGACATAAGTCCGGAAGCCGGATACGGCTGGGGATACATTCATCAATAA
- a CDS encoding HAMP domain-containing sensor histidine kinase, producing the protein MFNKIRRRLVILNAVVFFLVLTLLSSLLLVHMQFRLFHDADEILRKAESRIQSFHNLSELLRSDHPDPQQDERTTYLFWNSQGQLIAQLPKQSFNPDIVNQFKDPQDAMSLRTVIANNHNYRVLQSPYNNQNSGMITSVGIVRSMEDVYGTLHSLMWDIAAGIVAGVVISIFAGLFLAGRALVPIRNSWEKQQRFVADASHELRTPTAVIHAQTEMLFRYPAHSIEQESPNIAVILKESKRMSKLLDDLLTLARTDSNQLEIQSSAIALDSLLRDITKQFQLLASTKEIDIITELQEPLSLWGDEGRIRQLLIILLDNALKYTSPEGQIEIVGRYQSHFVYISVSDNGCGIAENELPHVFERFYRGDKVRSRSEGGTGLGLSIAQWIVEAHGGTIRIDSKLNMGTKVELLFPRKKQING; encoded by the coding sequence ATGTTCAATAAAATTCGCAGACGGCTTGTCATTCTTAATGCCGTTGTTTTTTTTCTGGTTCTCACTCTACTGAGCTCTTTGTTGTTAGTTCATATGCAATTTCGATTATTCCATGACGCAGACGAAATTTTGAGAAAGGCAGAAAGCCGGATTCAATCCTTTCACAATCTATCGGAATTGCTGCGATCCGATCATCCGGATCCCCAGCAGGATGAGAGGACAACGTATCTATTCTGGAATAGCCAGGGCCAGCTGATCGCGCAGCTGCCCAAACAATCCTTCAACCCGGATATAGTGAATCAATTTAAGGACCCTCAGGATGCAATGTCGCTTCGGACAGTAATTGCTAATAATCATAATTATCGGGTGCTGCAATCTCCGTATAACAATCAGAACTCGGGTATGATTACCTCCGTCGGGATTGTGAGGAGCATGGAAGATGTATACGGCACGCTCCATTCCTTAATGTGGGATATCGCCGCAGGGATTGTCGCCGGCGTAGTCATTTCCATCTTCGCGGGATTATTTCTGGCTGGACGTGCGCTTGTACCCATACGAAATTCCTGGGAAAAGCAGCAGCGTTTTGTCGCGGACGCTTCTCATGAACTGCGGACGCCAACGGCGGTTATCCACGCGCAAACAGAGATGCTTTTCCGGTATCCCGCACATTCCATCGAACAGGAGAGTCCCAATATTGCTGTTATCTTAAAAGAGAGTAAGCGGATGAGTAAGCTGTTGGACGATCTGTTGACGCTGGCTCGAACCGATTCCAATCAGTTGGAGATCCAATCATCCGCCATTGCGCTGGATTCCTTATTGCGAGATATTACGAAGCAATTCCAGTTATTAGCGAGTACTAAGGAGATCGACATCATAACGGAGCTTCAGGAACCTCTGTCCCTATGGGGAGATGAGGGCAGAATAAGACAGCTTCTTATTATCCTGCTGGATAATGCATTGAAGTATACATCACCAGAAGGACAAATTGAGATTGTTGGTCGATATCAATCCCATTTCGTTTATATCAGTGTGTCAGACAACGGCTGCGGAATTGCAGAGAATGAACTGCCCCATGTTTTTGAACGATTTTATCGCGGTGACAAAGTCAGATCCCGTTCCGAAGGGGGGACAGGGCTTGGCTTGTCCATAGCTCAATGGATTGTAGAAGCACACGGCGGCACCATCCGAATAGATTCTAAGCTAAATATGGGAACCAAAGTAGAGCTGCTCTTTCCTAGAAAAAAGCAAATAAATGGATGA
- a CDS encoding response regulator transcription factor: protein MRVLIIEDDTSLLKVIREIFESESFLTDVAETGDEGYYLAEQGIHDLIVLDVMLPGMSGIEIVKKLKSQFKSVPIILLTARDSVEDRVAGLDAGADDYVTKPFAVSELLARSRAVLRRRGTIGQEGDLICGPIRLAPAEREAYSGETPLNLTATEYELLEFFLCNKNRILTREQIFDRVWGFESGSATTAVDVYIHHLRKKLAANGAGTFLRTVRGIGYLLKGESDVQ from the coding sequence ATGCGCGTGCTTATCATAGAAGATGATACTTCTTTACTCAAGGTGATCCGCGAGATTTTCGAAAGCGAGTCCTTCCTGACGGATGTGGCCGAGACAGGCGACGAAGGATATTATTTGGCTGAGCAGGGGATTCACGATTTGATTGTTCTCGATGTCATGCTGCCCGGGATGAGCGGGATAGAAATCGTAAAAAAACTAAAGTCCCAGTTCAAGTCGGTTCCCATTATTCTATTAACGGCTAGAGACAGCGTGGAAGATCGCGTAGCTGGTTTGGACGCGGGAGCGGACGATTACGTAACAAAACCTTTCGCAGTATCGGAATTATTGGCAAGATCAAGAGCCGTACTAAGGAGGCGAGGCACCATCGGTCAGGAAGGTGATCTGATCTGTGGTCCGATCCGGCTTGCTCCTGCGGAAAGGGAAGCTTATAGCGGAGAGACACCGCTCAATTTGACGGCAACCGAATATGAATTACTGGAATTTTTTTTATGCAATAAAAATCGGATTTTAACCCGCGAACAGATCTTTGACCGAGTTTGGGGTTTTGAATCCGGGTCTGCCACGACGGCAGTCGACGTATATATCCATCATTTGCGCAAAAAGCTCGCTGCCAATGGTGCCGGCACCTTTCTTCGGACAGTGCGAGGGATCGGTTATTTATTGAAAGGAGAGTCAGATGTTCAATAA
- a CDS encoding FMN-binding protein — MAKMNKKWVVLCSTAIAAVYTAGYLSTETHASIPQSPQSIAQGQTNSVQSKKTYSLYKDGTYTGMGSNRRGSIQVAVTVKNDKITDVQVTNFAMHYSDSDIVGMPEEVVQKQSAKVTNVSGATYSTQAFQNAVQDALSQAK; from the coding sequence ATGGCTAAAATGAACAAAAAGTGGGTGGTCCTGTGTTCAACGGCCATTGCAGCGGTTTATACTGCCGGATATTTGTCTACAGAAACCCATGCATCCATTCCGCAATCACCACAAAGCATTGCTCAAGGCCAAACTAATAGCGTTCAATCAAAAAAAACATATAGCCTATATAAAGACGGTACCTACACGGGTATGGGAAGCAATCGGCGCGGATCGATTCAAGTGGCTGTAACTGTTAAGAACGATAAAATAACGGATGTTCAAGTCACCAATTTTGCCATGCATTATTCAGATAGTGACATAGTCGGGATGCCTGAAGAAGTAGTACAAAAACAAAGCGCGAAAGTGACGAATGTTTCTGGCGCAACGTACAGTACCCAAGCTTTTCAAAATGCCGTACAAGATGCACTCTCCCAGGCAAAATAA
- a CDS encoding FAD:protein FMN transferase gives MRKTKLYMDTVVDIQVVTGKRKSNEEAEAKMNQAFEAFRKVEQACSRFSPDSELMEACHRIEIPVPISPFLFEPLRFAWEMAEWTDGVFDPTVGKVMEEHGFNRHYLTRQLIESPAADSVTYRDIVLNEQDHTLYLRKPLVIDLGAVAKGFAIDLAANELKEFAGFVVNAGGDLFAGGVDEQGNPWEIGIQHPGRSEEIIDTIELSNEAICTSGSYERKSAKVPGAHHLIHPKTRQSPAEWISCSVIAPFAMMADAFSTASFLLGAESGKTLIEQSELRGILITSDLQIVRIGGI, from the coding sequence ATGAGAAAGACGAAATTATATATGGATACGGTTGTAGATATTCAGGTAGTAACCGGAAAACGGAAATCAAATGAAGAAGCGGAAGCAAAAATGAATCAGGCTTTTGAGGCATTTCGAAAAGTAGAGCAAGCCTGCAGCCGTTTTAGTCCTGACAGCGAATTGATGGAAGCGTGTCATCGTATTGAAATCCCGGTTCCAATCAGCCCGTTTTTATTTGAACCCCTGAGGTTTGCTTGGGAAATGGCTGAATGGACGGATGGTGTATTTGACCCTACCGTGGGAAAAGTGATGGAAGAGCATGGATTCAATCGCCATTATTTAACTCGGCAATTGATCGAAAGTCCCGCTGCAGATTCCGTTACGTATCGGGATATTGTATTAAATGAACAAGATCACACCTTATATTTGCGTAAGCCGTTGGTAATTGATCTAGGAGCCGTGGCCAAAGGATTTGCCATCGATTTAGCGGCAAATGAGCTGAAAGAATTTGCAGGGTTTGTGGTCAATGCCGGCGGTGATCTGTTTGCAGGAGGGGTGGATGAACAGGGGAATCCCTGGGAAATAGGCATTCAGCATCCCGGGCGAAGTGAGGAAATCATTGACACCATTGAACTTTCCAATGAGGCTATTTGCACCTCTGGAAGCTACGAGCGTAAGAGCGCAAAAGTACCCGGAGCACATCACTTGATCCACCCCAAAACAAGACAATCGCCCGCTGAGTGGATCAGCTGCAGCGTCATCGCCCCTTTCGCCATGATGGCGGACGCTTTTTCGACTGCATCGTTTTTACTGGGTGCAGAAAGCGGAAAAACGTTGATTGAGCAATCAGAACTAAGAGGAATATTGATCACATCCGATTTACAAATCGTTAGAATAGGAGGGATATAA
- a CDS encoding RnfABCDGE type electron transport complex subunit D has product MTVNQWIKSPKGYVVIAMVAYLLMASIGSQDMKGIINAGVAVSFSLVLDILIGLIEKRKRIMPDGAIITGLIISLILSTTTDWSVVAATAVISILSKHLFVYKKKPIFNPAVFGLLLSIRIFHTGQSWWGSFGDLPAWTIVFLLIGGYLVTNRINKYPQVFSFLGVSFVLLYLMSYFNAGGVSDALRPPFINATLFFGFFMLTDPPTSPAKVKDQIIFGVLAAVAGTIIYGLFGGLMYMFIGLLIGNLYHFLKTRSSLNVTRDVRPKNQTVT; this is encoded by the coding sequence ATGACAGTAAACCAATGGATCAAATCACCGAAGGGCTATGTCGTAATTGCCATGGTTGCTTACCTTCTTATGGCCTCCATCGGGTCACAAGACATGAAAGGCATAATAAACGCTGGCGTTGCCGTCAGTTTTTCTTTGGTCTTGGATATTCTCATTGGCCTTATTGAAAAAAGAAAAAGAATCATGCCGGATGGTGCTATTATAACAGGTTTAATCATTTCCTTGATCCTGAGCACAACAACCGACTGGTCTGTAGTTGCGGCAACTGCAGTTATCTCCATTTTATCCAAGCATCTTTTCGTCTATAAGAAAAAACCGATCTTCAATCCAGCGGTTTTTGGATTGCTTCTGTCCATTCGGATTTTTCACACTGGACAAAGCTGGTGGGGTTCATTCGGAGATCTTCCTGCCTGGACCATTGTGTTTCTTTTGATTGGGGGATACCTGGTAACTAACCGGATAAATAAATATCCCCAGGTTTTTTCATTTCTTGGAGTGTCGTTCGTTTTATTATATTTAATGAGCTATTTTAATGCAGGAGGTGTCTCTGACGCACTCCGACCGCCATTTATAAACGCTACCCTGTTCTTTGGCTTTTTTATGCTGACGGATCCACCTACTTCGCCAGCCAAAGTTAAGGATCAAATCATTTTCGGCGTCCTCGCCGCGGTAGCGGGAACCATTATATATGGTTTATTCGGAGGATTGATGTACATGTTTATCGGACTGCTGATTGGGAACCTTTATCACTTTCTTAAAACACGTTCATCTTTAAATGTAACGAGGGATGTTCGGCCTAAAAACCAGACCGTTACTTAG